From the genome of Pseudomonas helvetica:
GAACTGGTGCCGGGTAATGTCGGCATGATCGCCGGGGTGTTCTTCGGCCTGATGTTCGGTTTCGGCGGGATTGGTGCGGCGCTGCTGGGGCATCTGGCGGACATTCACAGCATTGAATACGTGTACAGGCTGTGTTCGTTCTTGCCGCTGTTCGGGGTGCTGGCGATCTTTTTGCCAAGGACCCGAAAAGCCTGAGCAGAACCCTCGTGAGGCCAAGGCGCTGACGATCCCGTCGGCGCTTTTTTTTGCGTTCAGATTCGCCACGTCACCGGGAAAAGCGACGGGATCGTGGATAAATAGGGGGCGTTATCAAGGGGCTCTAAACAGGTATTCATGAAAACTCGCGACTGAAACAACATCCGAACCCAGTCCCTTAAATAGGTCGTGCCATTTGAAAAATGCGACCAGGTCTATAGCCGGCAATGTCCATCTAGTTGCCAGGAGGGGCAATCAGGCAATGCACCTGGGTTGCTTTTTAGCGCAAATCTGTACATTGAGTTTCCTTGCATTTAACCAATAATCGGGCACCTCCTACGCCCATCCCGCGGGGGGTTCAATCACCACAGGAAGACACTTGTGAGCATCCATACCCGTACTAAACGATTGACGGTTCCACAACTGGTCGCGATGAAGGGCCAACAGAAAATCGTATCCCTGACGGCGTATTCCAGTTCTATTGCCAAGCTGATCGACCCTATCGTCGATTTCATTCTGGTCGGTGACTCCACTGCAATGGTCGGCTATGGCCGGGCCTCGACACTGAGCATGCAGCTTGAAGAAATCATCGGCCACACCCGGGCCGTGGTTGACAGTACACGTCTGTCCTGTGTCATCGCCGACATGCCTTTCGGCAGCTATCAGGAATCCAACGAACAGGCCTTTCGCAATTGTGCCCAGGTCCTGGCGCGCACCGGTTGCGATGCTGTCAAGCTGGAAGCCAACAAGGCCCTGTCGGGTACCGTCGAATTCCTGGTGGCACGTGGTATTCCGGTCATGGCTCACGTCGGGCTGATGCCGCAGTTCGTCAATGTCATGGGTGGTTTCAAGGCTCAGGGTCTGTCCGCCGAAACCGCTGCGGTGATTGCCGAGGATGCCCGGGCCAACCTCGAAGCCGGAGCTTTCAGCCTGCTGCTCGAAGGTGTAGCCGAAGGTGTGGCTCGGCAGATCACCCTGGATTCGAAAATGCCCACCATCGGCATCGGAGCTTCACCGGCTTGCGACGGCCAGGTGCTGGTGACTGAAGACGTGCTGGGCTTGGGCGGTGAGCAAGTGCCGCGCTTCGTCAAACAGTACGCCGATGTCGGCGCGGTGATTCGCGACGCTTGCGAGCGTTTTGCCGAAGAGGTGCGTCATGGCCGCTTCCCTGAAGCGCGGCATTGCTATGGGCTCTAGGTATGGCTAGTGCTCTTCGCCGATAGCCTGGGCCAGTTTCTTCAGGGCCTGGGGAATGTCCTTGCTCCAGTCGAGGGTGTAGCTCAGGCGCAAGTGATGCCGCCAGAACCCCTGTTGGCTGAAGATTTCCCCTGGGGCGATGACGATGCGCTGGGCCAGCAAGCGCTCGAACACCCGCCGCATGTCCGCTGAGTGTCTGGCCTCGAGCCAGAAGGTCGCGCCGCCTTGGGGGGCGACCACCCGCAACTGGCCATCGGCGTGTTCCTCCAGCAGGGCCTTCATGCGTTTCATACGGTCCAGCAACATGGCTCGCAGCACCATCAGATGCTGATCGATGCGCTTGGAACTGAAGAGTTTGGCGATCGCTTTCTGACGGATCGGCGACAGGCGAAATGCCCGTTCCAGGAATAGCCGATGCAACTGCGGCCCGTGCCGACGACACAGGACATAACCGTAGGGCGCTTCCGAGCCGATGATCTTGTCGAAGGTCGAGAACACCAGCAGTTTTTCCGGATCGGCAAAATCGCGATAGCGGGCGTGGTTGGGGGAAAAGCAGAACTCACCGTAGCTGTCGTTTTCGAACAGCCAGACATCCCGCTCCGCCAGCCAGCGACAGATCTGCTGTTTATCCTGCGCTGGCATCAGCTTGCCTTGGGGAATGTTCACGGTCGACGACAGCACCGCCAGCCGGACGGGCTCACGCCTGAGCAGCTCACTGAGCGCGGGCAGGTTGAAACGTCCATCCTCGCCGAGGGGCACTTCGATCACGCGGATCTTCGCCGCCTGCAACTGGCGCAGGATTGCCCACGAGCAAGGTGATTCCACCAGCGCCACAGTGCCACTCAGATTCAGCGCACTGAGGGACAACTCCAGCACACTGCGCAGGTCCGAGCCGATATACACATGCTCGGCCTGCCAGTAGCGGTGAGTGGAACTGGTGTAGCGATCGGCCAGAGCGCCGCGCAGCTCGGGCTCGCCGAACGGCTGATAGAGCGGTGCATGGGAGCGTGGGTACTGCCGGGCCAGTTCGCGCTCCATCATCAGTAGCGGGTTTTCCAGCGACAACAGCATCGCTGGCGCATCGCTGCTAAGGGCCAGCATCCTTGGCTGGCGTGCGTTGGAGAACACCTTGTCGAGCAAGTTGGGCGAGTTTTCACTCAATAATGGTGCCGGCATCGCCTTGGTGAAATAACCGAACTTGGGTTTGGCATAGATCCGCCCCTCGTCCTCGAGAAGCGAATAGGCGTACTTGGTCGTCGACACCGACACGTTCAGGCGCTGGGCCAGTTGCCGCAAGGATGGCAATTTCTGCTCAGGTTTCGAATGGGCGGTCTCGATCAACTCGACGAGATAGCGGTACACCGCCTGATAGACGAAGGAAGTGCCTTTATTTGTATCCATGTTCACTTACTGTCATCCCTGTGCGCCCACCTCATGACAACGCTGCCGACCTGGCGTGGTGTGCCTGAGGCGTGTTGTTTCAACAGTCTGCCATGCTGAGGGGGCGATCCCAAAAAGCAAAATCCCCGTATCATCGAGTGATGACGGGGATTTTGAGTCTATCGAGATCCATGTAAACCACGGTCGCTGTTAGACGTTAAACCGGAAGTCGAGGCTGCAGGGGCCGTGGCTGAAGGGATGTTTGCGCTGGAAGCAGAAATATAGTCACCCCCGTATACACTTTAATGTTGGCTACTCTATTTCCAGGTGTTGATGCGCGGTTTGTCCCGCTTCCTGTAGATAAGTCATCCAGAGAGTGAATCACGGATTTTCTCGTGCTGAAAATAAAAAAGTGAGAATTCGTGAACTGAGAATACACACTGCTGACACTGCATGCACACCGATAAGCGGAGAGGTAGTTATGCAGATCATCCGCGGAAAGCCGTTTGCAAAAAGCTGGGAGGCATCAACCCTTCAACGCTCTGGCGTCTTGAACGTAACGCCCCTTCCTTCCCGGCTTCGGTGCAATTAAGCGGTGGGGTAGTGGGCTGGTTTGAGCATGATCTCGATCTTTGGCTCGAATCTAAAGCTACCTGGACCTCAACCAAGGAGGGCATTAAAAATCGCTGACTACTTCAGACCTTCCCAAGGTCAACGGATTCCGGCACCAAGGGGCATTCTGGCGTCGGCGCCAACACCCCGACTCCCAAATCATTAAAATTCCATTGCTTCGGTGGAAGTATTCCGCTCGCCCGAGTTACCCAAGATAGGCCGTTTTTGGACCACGCCTGACTCTCCGTTCCCGCAGGCGGCGCATGCCATCGGCTGTCGCGCAAGAAAAACGCAAAAGTGACTGGAATCGTGCATTTTTAATCATTTTTAATCATTTTCATTTTTTAACTATATATATAGTCGTTGCTTCCATAGCGAATTCTTTGCGCCATATCGAATCTACACCAAAAAGGAATTTACATAATAGTCTCTAACGAAAGAGGGTTTTGGGCTAGCGCTGAGCATCATGTGAAAGGAAAAGATTTTATTGAGGCAGTCCAGGTCAAACAATGGATCAAGAACTTAGTGGTTTCGCTGGTCGGCCTGGCCATGTTAGATCCGGGAACGGAACAGCAAATGAAAGCCTGAACATTCTTTTCGTATTCTGCGCATTTTGTTTGGTCACCTCGTCAATCTATGGTTCCTGCAATCGATGATGTTTTTTGTAGTCAAATCCAACTGGAGAAGTAATATGTCCGTCAATCTCGTCATCAGCTTTAATGTAAAAGAAGAAAAACTGCAATCGTTCAAGGACATCATGAACGACGTGAAGATCAATCTGCCGAAGGTGGACGGTTGCCAAACGGTCAAGATCCTCAACCACTTGGAAGATCCACTCGCGTTCACGCTGGTGGAAGCCTGGGATTCGCGTGAAATGCACGGCACCCACGTCGACCAGATGATCTCGAGCGGTCAGTGGAGCGTCATCGTCGAGCATCTGAGCAGTGCGCCGGTCAGCGGCTACTTCAGCGAAGTTTGATGCCGTAACGTCAGCGGCAGGGCGCGTGCGGCGAGTCCGGCCGCGCCTCCGGCGCCATCTCTGGCATACACGCGCTACTTGCTGTTATGTATTTTCTGCTATTTTCCTGGATATCCTCTTCCGTCCCGAACGTCCTACACGCTTGGGCAGCAGCATGTCGCGCTGCTGGATACCGTCCTGTCCAAATGGGGGCGGCCAATTTGTTGAGAAGCCATAGCAATGACACTCGAAGTAGTACCGGCGGCGCTTTATTCGATGCGCAACGTAAAGCCTATCCTCGCTGACGGTAGCTCGTCCATCCTCCATAAAACGCTTGAAACGAACCTGGAAAACAAGGCGATCTATATCGCCACGCCGTTGATCGTCTACATCAAGCAGGGCAAGCAGATTATTCGCGACTATGACGCCATGGCCAATGTCGTTGACGAGAATCATTTGATTTTCCTCTCCAAAGGCGTTTACACGGTATCGGACTACGTCACTGGCAGCGATATCTTCGAGGCGGTGCTGCTGTTTTTCGACGACAAGCTGATCGCCAAATACCTGTCGCGCGCGGTCGGCACAGGCAATTCGCACACGGACGGCCTGCAGAAAAACGTGCACGGCACTTATACCCTGCACGCCAATGAACAGATTCAGCGTTATATCGATTCGCTGAATTATGTCTACAAGGGCGCGGAGGGCTCCGACGCGCTGCTGGAATTGAAACTGCTCGAACTACTGCACTTGATCGCCATCCAGGACAAGTCCTTCCGTTTCCTGCGCGAGCTATCCTGCGGCGGCAGCCGCAAACGCCGCCTCATCACCGACTTCATGGAGCAATACTATTCGCACAAGCTGAAGATTGAAGACTATGCCCTGCTGGCGGGACGCAGCGTGTCGACCTTTATTCGCGACTTCAGGCGCAGCTACAACACCACCCCGAACCGCTGGATCATCGAAAAAAAAGTCGACATCGCGCATCAGCTGTTGACGGCTAAAAATTATTCCGTCACCGACGCGGCTGCGGAGGTGGGATATGAAAATACCTCCCACTTCATCAAGGTCTACAAGCAACGGTACGGTGTCACGCCGAAGAAAGCCAAGACCTTCGCGGCAGAACTGTAGCGCGACAAGGCCCAAGCCCCCCGCTGCCGCGACAGGGTGTTGTTGGGCGTGGTTGTAGGCGCCGACTAAATTTTGGTTCTTCACGGAATCCCGGGAAACACAGAAACAAGAACGCCGATTCTGTTGAAAAAGTCGATCTGCCCAAACTGCCCGATCATTGACTGGTGAAAACGCCTTTTTTGCACGCGGCTACGTAAAATCCGACTCTGGAAGCCTCTGCCAAAAGTAAAGATTTCAATCCCGGATGCGCACTTTTTGATGCGCAAACCATGGCCGAGTTTTTCAACAGAATCGGTCGATTCCGGCCTGTCACAACAGGCAGTTCCTGACCGAAAGCCCTCATCCATAATGCACGCGGCTGACCGCGTCAGAGTGTTTGGATGCGCTATTGGGGCAAGCCATTGCTCACGTTGAAGTCAAACGTATTCCCAGGGAGCGGATACCCGGTGCTGCGACCGCTGTATGACGTTTTGTCAGTCAATCTGTATCTAACGTTCCCCCCTTTGACCACCCTACTATCGCAGTCTTGGTCTGGCGGTTCCCTATGCGTATGACGCGCTGCGACTCGGCTGCGCGCGCTATCTGCTCTACCTTGCCTGGCAAGCGGTCAAGTCCAACACGCCGACCACGGCAGCATGCTGGCGCAATCCATCGTGCTCGGTTTTACGCAGATCGTCATTAGCGTGAGCGTCAACGCGCTGATTGCCGTCATGGCTGGCCCCATCGCGACATTTCTCGCCAGCAGGCCCGTGTGGCAGATCGTGCAACGCTGGCTGATGGGGACGGTCCGCGCGGGCTGGCCGTGCGCATGGCCGTGGAAGGGCGGCGCTGAACCGGTCTGTTTGCGGTTGGCGCGGCGCGGTAAACCTGCGTCACCCGGATTTGAGAGCGGCCCCTGTGCATCGCGCCGGGCGCACTAGAAAAAGATCCGAGTGGGTTATCGAAAGCCCCTGACCAACCACCCTGAACGATAAGGACATGAAATGTTGCGCATATTGGGTAAGGCATCGTCGATCAATGTACGAAAGGTACTTTGGGCATGCGCCGAGATCGAAATCCCCTTTGAGCGAGAGGATTGGGGGTCTGGCTTCAAGTCGACGCGCTCGCCCAAATTCATTTCGCTGAACCCCAACGCAACGGTGCCGGTGATCCTGGACGACGACTTCGTGCTCTGGGAGTCAAACTCGATCATTCGGTATTTGGCGTCTCGCTATAACGGAGGTCATTTTTACCCGGTCCAACCGAGAGCAAGAGCGCGGGTGGACCAATGGATAGACTGGCAAGCGTCGGACCTCAACAAATCGTGGACGTATGCCTTCATGTCGTTGGTCAGGCATTCGCCTGACCATCAGGACAGCAGAGCCTTGGCAGCCGCTTGCAGCCTGTGGTCAAGGCACATGGAGATCCTGAATCGACAACTCGAATCAACAGGAGCCTACGTCAGTGAAGACGGGTTTTCTCTCGCAGACATACCGATAGGCCTGTCGGTTAACCGGTGGTTTGAAACACCGCTCGATCATCCAGACTTTCCTGCTGTAAGTGCCTATTACGAACGGTTGAGTCGTCGACCTGGCTACCTCCTGCATGGAAGAAACGGGACTCCGTAATAGTTCAGCATGGTGTCAGGCGGCGCCAGGGACATTTGTTCCCATGCCCGACGGCAGAAACGGCCGAATTTCGTCGATTTCCGCCGTGTCAAGGCGCAACTCCGAGGCTGCAATCAGCCCGTCTACTTGTGAGGGACGGCGGGCACCGACAATAGCGCCCGTGACTACCGGTTTGCGAAGTACCCAGGCGATGGCAACCGCAGCAGCGCTCACCCCGTGCCTTTCTCCAATGCGTGCCATAACATCAACCAATGCCAGGTTCGCACTCAAACGGGGCTCCTGGAAGTCAGCACTTCGGGCCTTACGCCAGTCGTCTTCGGGCAGTTGCAAGATGCGTTCGCGTGTCATGCTGCCGGAAAGTAGCCCCGATTGAAGCGTGGAATAGGCAAGGACACCCATCCCGGCCCGCTCACAGAATGGCAGGACGTCCTTCTCGATGTCTCGCATCAAGGCGGAGTACGGCGGCTGGAGCGAAACGATCTCTGTCACCGCCTGTGCCCGCTTGAGTTGAGCGACATTGAAATTTGATACACCGATAGCGCGAATTTTTCCTTGATCGCGCGCGGTAGCCAAAGCCGAAAGCGCCATTTCAATACCTTCACTGCTTGCGTCGGCAGGAAAAGCAGGCCAGTGGATCTGATAAAGATCGATAGTCTCGACTTGAAGCCGGCGCAAGCTTGCGTCGATCTCGGCGAGCAAGGATTGGGGGGCCAGTGAGTGCGAAATCGCCTTCGTGACCGGGTCCCAGACCAAGCTGCCTTTGGTGAACACCAAAGGACGCCGCGAGGCCGGCACCCGACGCAGCAATTGCCCCACTAATTGCTCCGCATGGCCCAAGCCATAAACCGCAGCGGTATCAATCCAGTTCACGCCGCGTTCGACGGCATACTCAAGTGCGCTCAGGCTGTCCTTGTCATCCTGCGCTCCCCAACTGTACTCCCAACCGGTGCCGGCGATTGCCCATGTCCCCAGGCCAATAGGTGAAATAAGAAAATCCGATGAACCAAGACGATTCCGTTGCATAGCGACCTCTGCACAAATGATGTGAGAAGTATCCGAGAGAGATCTCACGACGATAAGATGAGTAATCGCATTTGAACTACTGAACGACATTCATGAGTCAGCCCCCCGATCTATCTGAACTCGATGCCTTTGCCGCCGTTGCTCGCCATCGCAGCTTTCGCAAGGCCGCCGACGAGCGTGGCGTTTCGGCTTCCGCGTTGAGTCACGCGATGCGCGCGTTGGAGGCGCGCCTGGGCGTCCGACTGCTCAACCGAACCACTCGTAGCGTAACCCCGACCGAAGCCGGACAGCAGCTATTGGCGACGCTGCTCCCGACCCTGCAGCAGGTTGCCGATACGTTGGCGCAATTGACCTCGATGCAGGAAGTGCCCACTGGCAAACTTCGACTCAACGTGGCGCGTCCGGCGGCTCGCATTGTGTTTGCGCAAGTGCTCGCGCCCTTCGTAGCCAGGTATCCACGCATTCAGTTGGACCTGATCACCGATGATGGATTGACCGATATCGTGAACGACGGCTTTGACGCTGGAGTCCGCTTTGGTGAAAGCCTGGCCGGCGACATGATCGCAGTCCCTGTCGGCGCACCTCAATCGTTCGTGACCGTTGCTGCGGATGCCTATCTGGCCGCGAAGGGGATCGCACACGCACCCCGCGACTTGCTCGACCATGCGTGCATTGCCAGACGTTTTCCCAGTGGCAAACTTTACGCCTGGGAATATCAAGCAGACGGTCAACCGATACGGTTGTCCGTCACAGGCCCGCTCATTCTGGAAGACGATGCGCTGATGATCCAAGCGGCGAAAGATGGCGCTGGTATTGCCTATGTCTACGAGGAACTGGCGCGCGACGATATCCGGAACGGGCATCTCAGAGAAATACTCCAGGAATGGAAAGCACCGCCAAGCCGATTCTTTCTTTATTACTCCAGCCGGCACCATGTGCCACCAGCCTTGAAAGCGTTCATCGAATTCATCAGGGCGGGTGACTTGCGAACCTGATTCAGAACCATCGCGACCGGCAGCTAAGGGGCGATTGTTGTCCTCGCGACCGGTTGAATCCACAGCCGAAAGTGGTCCCGCCAAGCAACTGGCCGATCCCACTTGCTCGCAAGCTCGACCCTAAAAAGGATGGCCGGCATTGATCCAGCTTTCGGTCTGCTCCTGGTTGGCCGAGAGTGTCGATACTTTCCTTGCTTCGGTCAGGACGTCGCAATGCTCGAACAGGCATTATCTGCTGCGTCGTACAAAGCACTTCCCGGTGGTTTCTTGTTATCCTGACTGCCTTCTTTCATGGACGAATACCGAGACAAGCCATGGCTAACCTCACCCCGTCACGCCTCGGGAAGATGCTTCAGGGGCTGCTCTTTGCCCTGATTGGTATCGGCTTGTTGGGCATTGCCGTCAATCTCACGCTTGAACGACGCGAATTCCTCGCCCACGCACAGACCGCCGATGGCATCGTCAGCCACTTGAATGCCGGTGGTTCGCATCCCGAAATCGCCTTCACCACCAGCAGTGGTGAAAAGATTTCCTACCCCCAGGGCGGCTTTATTTTTGGCTATCAGCAGGATCAGCCGGTGCGGGTGTATTACCTGCCCGAGCAGCCGGCCAGTAGCGCCGTGGTCGATACCCCTGCCGCACTGTGGGCCACTCCCGGGGTACTGGGTTGTATTGGTCTGCTGTTCACCCTTGCCGGCCTGTTAAGGGTTATCCGCCAGTGCGGTCGCGGCGCAGTTCATTCACATAAAGGACTTTGAACGATGAGCTACAACATCCCGATCCCGCTCAATGAGAGTCGCTGGCAGTATCAGACCGCCAGCGGTGGCGGTCTGACCGTAGCCCTGGTGGCGGGCAGTGGCGGTTCGATCATCCTGCGTTCGCCCCAGGGCGAGAACGTCAGCTACCGCTACGGCGGCGTCGGGTTGGGGGTCGGATTTGGCGCGCGCCTGCCGCGTTTCGGCAAGATCAATATCCAGCTCAAGGGTAAGAGCGTAGGGGCAGCCGGTGCTGCGGAGGCTTTTCCCAGCACTGGCAAGGTGTTTGTCAGCGACGCCCTGGTCAGTCGTGACCTGACCAGTGACGACATCACCGGGCCTTGCCTGTATACCGAAGTGGGGGCGGGGCTGGTGGTCGGTGGTTCGGCCACGGCCCTGTTGTTCGGGCTTGATCCCAAGCTGCTGGCGTTGGCGGCGGTTCTGAGCTCCAACCCGGCGACCTCGCTCATTGCCTCCTCCACGGTCAACCGGCAGTTGCTGCAGTCGGCCAAGGGGGCGGTGGTCATGGCCGGCATGAACGCTGGTGTGCAGGCCGGTGGAGGCGCCGCGATCTACATGGGCTATCTGTTCTAGTCGCGCATAGCAGGTCGATATAACGCCCACAAAAAAGCCGCGAATCAACGCGGCTTTTTCGATTTCAACAACGCTAGACGTTAAAACGTAAGTCTGACCTGCAGGTCCCGTTCTGCAAGGGGGGCTGTGCGCCATCCCGCGGAATATAGTCACCCTCGTATACACTTTGGCTTTTGCTACCCTCTTCGCAGCTCTAGAAGCCCGGTTAGTATCGCGTCCTTTATCGAGAGAGCGAATCACGGATTTTCGAGAGGTGAAAATAATAAAATGAGACTCCGTGACTTGGGAATGACCGCTGCTGACACTGCATGCAACTGATAAAGCGCAGAGGTAGTCATGCAGATCATTCGCCGGAAAGCCGTTTGCAAAAAGCTAGGGGGCATCAACCCTTCAACACTTTGGCGTCTTGAGCTAACGACCCTTCATTCCCACCTTCGGTGCGATTAAGCGGCGGAATAGTAGGGTGGTTCGAGCATGATATTGATCATTGGCTCGAATCCAAAGCAGCCAAACGGCCCACGGTAGCCGAATCCGCCGCTCGGCAGAACGCCTGAATGCAGAAGCCCGCTTTGGCGAGCGGGCTTCTGGTGACTACAGCAGGGGGTGTATGGCGCTCTTCAGCTTGGCGGTTGAAGAGTCACAATACGATGCAGCTACCGTGAAGTTAGCAGCCTAGCTCTCATCCCCGCTGTTCGCGAGTAAGTGTGCTCTGACGCACGAGAGGCGAGTGTGCCTGATGGGAAACTATTTCGAGAACAGCACACTAGTGGTAACGGAAGTATCGATGCCGCTGGCCGTTTGGATCTCAACGCCGGGGTCGCAAGCGCCGTGGATGCTAAAGGTAAAGGCATCAAGAGCATCATAGATGCGGCGGTGAAAGCCCTGTTTCCTGAAAACATCAGATCATTCATAATTCGCCCCACTCTCGACCTGATGATGGACCACCAGTTTTGATGACCTTTCATATCTGCCCTGCTCTGGGCTGCCCACCTAGGTGAGGCGCAGGATCGCCCGCTACACCATTCGACCTCAATCGCCAAGCTATCGTCCCACGCCAAAGCTCGAAGGCAAGGTGCTGGCGGGAGTGCGGATCGGCGAGCGGAATAACGAATTGCATTACCAATTCAGTGACGCCACCTGATCACGCCATAACCCCTGTAGGAGCCGGCTTTCTGGCGATCAATGCCTCG
Proteins encoded in this window:
- the panB gene encoding 3-methyl-2-oxobutanoate hydroxymethyltransferase — protein: MSIHTRTKRLTVPQLVAMKGQQKIVSLTAYSSSIAKLIDPIVDFILVGDSTAMVGYGRASTLSMQLEEIIGHTRAVVDSTRLSCVIADMPFGSYQESNEQAFRNCAQVLARTGCDAVKLEANKALSGTVEFLVARGIPVMAHVGLMPQFVNVMGGFKAQGLSAETAAVIAEDARANLEAGAFSLLLEGVAEGVARQITLDSKMPTIGIGASPACDGQVLVTEDVLGLGGEQVPRFVKQYADVGAVIRDACERFAEEVRHGRFPEARHCYGL
- a CDS encoding PLP-dependent aminotransferase family protein; this translates as MDTNKGTSFVYQAVYRYLVELIETAHSKPEQKLPSLRQLAQRLNVSVSTTKYAYSLLEDEGRIYAKPKFGYFTKAMPAPLLSENSPNLLDKVFSNARQPRMLALSSDAPAMLLSLENPLLMMERELARQYPRSHAPLYQPFGEPELRGALADRYTSSTHRYWQAEHVYIGSDLRSVLELSLSALNLSGTVALVESPCSWAILRQLQAAKIRVIEVPLGEDGRFNLPALSELLRREPVRLAVLSSTVNIPQGKLMPAQDKQQICRWLAERDVWLFENDSYGEFCFSPNHARYRDFADPEKLLVFSTFDKIIGSEAPYGYVLCRRHGPQLHRLFLERAFRLSPIRQKAIAKLFSSKRIDQHLMVLRAMLLDRMKRMKALLEEHADGQLRVVAPQGGATFWLEARHSADMRRVFERLLAQRIVIAPGEIFSQQGFWRHHLRLSYTLDWSKDIPQALKKLAQAIGEEH
- a CDS encoding AlpA family transcriptional regulator, whose translation is MHTDKRRGSYADHPRKAVCKKLGGINPSTLWRLERNAPSFPASVQLSGGVVGWFEHDLDLWLESKATWTSTKEGIKNR
- a CDS encoding putative quinol monooxygenase, whose product is MSVNLVISFNVKEEKLQSFKDIMNDVKINLPKVDGCQTVKILNHLEDPLAFTLVEAWDSREMHGTHVDQMISSGQWSVIVEHLSSAPVSGYFSEV
- a CDS encoding AraC family transcriptional regulator — encoded protein: MTLEVVPAALYSMRNVKPILADGSSSILHKTLETNLENKAIYIATPLIVYIKQGKQIIRDYDAMANVVDENHLIFLSKGVYTVSDYVTGSDIFEAVLLFFDDKLIAKYLSRAVGTGNSHTDGLQKNVHGTYTLHANEQIQRYIDSLNYVYKGAEGSDALLELKLLELLHLIAIQDKSFRFLRELSCGGSRKRRLITDFMEQYYSHKLKIEDYALLAGRSVSTFIRDFRRSYNTTPNRWIIEKKVDIAHQLLTAKNYSVTDAAAEVGYENTSHFIKVYKQRYGVTPKKAKTFAAEL
- a CDS encoding glutathione S-transferase family protein yields the protein MLRILGKASSINVRKVLWACAEIEIPFEREDWGSGFKSTRSPKFISLNPNATVPVILDDDFVLWESNSIIRYLASRYNGGHFYPVQPRARARVDQWIDWQASDLNKSWTYAFMSLVRHSPDHQDSRALAAACSLWSRHMEILNRQLESTGAYVSEDGFSLADIPIGLSVNRWFETPLDHPDFPAVSAYYERLSRRPGYLLHGRNGTP
- a CDS encoding aldo/keto reductase; translated protein: MQRNRLGSSDFLISPIGLGTWAIAGTGWEYSWGAQDDKDSLSALEYAVERGVNWIDTAAVYGLGHAEQLVGQLLRRVPASRRPLVFTKGSLVWDPVTKAISHSLAPQSLLAEIDASLRRLQVETIDLYQIHWPAFPADASSEGIEMALSALATARDQGKIRAIGVSNFNVAQLKRAQAVTEIVSLQPPYSALMRDIEKDVLPFCERAGMGVLAYSTLQSGLLSGSMTRERILQLPEDDWRKARSADFQEPRLSANLALVDVMARIGERHGVSAAAVAIAWVLRKPVVTGAIVGARRPSQVDGLIAASELRLDTAEIDEIRPFLPSGMGTNVPGAA
- a CDS encoding LysR family transcriptional regulator, whose amino-acid sequence is MSQPPDLSELDAFAAVARHRSFRKAADERGVSASALSHAMRALEARLGVRLLNRTTRSVTPTEAGQQLLATLLPTLQQVADTLAQLTSMQEVPTGKLRLNVARPAARIVFAQVLAPFVARYPRIQLDLITDDGLTDIVNDGFDAGVRFGESLAGDMIAVPVGAPQSFVTVAADAYLAAKGIAHAPRDLLDHACIARRFPSGKLYAWEYQADGQPIRLSVTGPLILEDDALMIQAAKDGAGIAYVYEELARDDIRNGHLREILQEWKAPPSRFFLYYSSRHHVPPALKAFIEFIRAGDLRT
- a CDS encoding DUF3592 domain-containing protein; translated protein: MANLTPSRLGKMLQGLLFALIGIGLLGIAVNLTLERREFLAHAQTADGIVSHLNAGGSHPEIAFTTSSGEKISYPQGGFIFGYQQDQPVRVYYLPEQPASSAVVDTPAALWATPGVLGCIGLLFTLAGLLRVIRQCGRGAVHSHKGL